A genomic stretch from Syntrophales bacterium includes:
- a CDS encoding type II toxin-antitoxin system prevent-host-death family antitoxin has translation MISAGIKDVKNNLSRFLVQVKAGEEIQITERGIPVARILKENYGDMSIRSVLGHLVQRGLIALPSRSIRKDRIQAVEAPGKPVSEIVIEDRR, from the coding sequence ATGATTAGTGCGGGGATAAAAGATGTCAAGAACAACCTGAGCCGGTTTTTAGTTCAGGTGAAAGCTGGGGAAGAGATTCAGATCACTGAAAGGGGAATTCCCGTTGCCCGGATATTGAAGGAGAATTATGGAGATATGTCCATCCGCTCAGTGCTGGGGCACTTGGTTCAGAGAGGGCTGATCGCTTTGCCGAGCAGGAGCATCCGGAAAGACCGTATCCAGGCGGTAGAAGCACCGGGAAAACCAGTTTCGGAAATAGTGATAGAGGATCGGCGGTGA